The Deltaproteobacteria bacterium region TCCATCGAGGCAACGCTCATGTCCTCGAAACGTGGCAATGAGATCACGCCATACTTTTTCTCGCCATCTTTTTTGATGACGCAAAACCCCGGCGGGCCCAACACGAGATCGCCGATGACCCATTGTTCCTGTCCTTCTGGGGAGAGGACAACATGCGGCGCTTTGTCCCGTAGCTTCTGCGGCGCGCGTGAGGTCCACATATCACGCGGCTCGGTAAAGTGCGTGTCGATATCGATTACTGGCATGGCGGCAAGCTCAGTATCCATAGCATCCCTCCTTAGTGGCATTTCTTTGACTCATAGCTGAAGATGAGATGTTTCTCAATTCATGGTGCGCCTTTTCGCTGGCAATCTGCGAGGCGCTTTCTTTGCCAGGGTACGCGTAGTGACTTTGAAGAATCGCTTCGCGCACTCCACAACATCTCCGATGTTGGCCGCGAGGACCGCACGTTGTCGCTGTGGTATCCAATAGGTCGGGTCGAGGGTCGCACACGCGGAGATGCCATCAGTTATCGCGAAAATACGATCCACGATGTCGTTTGGGTCTGCTGAGCGAAATTGTATGTGTCTAAGATAGTCAACGATTTCTTGACGGAAATGGGCATAGCGCTGTTGACGATCGAGCAGCAACGCTGGAGTACTCACAGCCAGCGCAGTAAAACTCAGCCCGATACGTGCTTCGGCACGTCGCTGATCATCAAGGGGCAGAAACTCGGCAATGGCGCCTTCGACATCCTCCGGGTGTTCCTCTAAGCGCCGCTCGACGCGTTCATTCTGCACAGTGACTGTATGCGCGAGCGCCGCTTGTACGAGATCAGCCTTTGACGCAAACCAGTGCATCAGTAGTCCAGTCGTGCACCCAGCCGCTTGCGCCACCGCGCGTAAATTTAACCCATCAATCCCATGCGTCGCGAGCACCGTGCACGTTGCTTGTACGATGCGGGCAATTTGCGCCTGTTCATCTACCTGTTTTGGCATTGACTCTTCCCTGATGATCTAATACATTACAAACGTTACGTAACAGTTGTTATTCAAAATATTATCCTACCCAAGAAAAGGAGGATAGCTCATGCGTCCAACAAACATCCCTCCCGGTCCTACAGGGTATCCAATCATTGGCAATCTAATTCCCTTCCTCCGTGATCCCCTGGCGTGTATTACGCAATGCGCCCGCGAATACGGCGACGTCGTTCGTATGCGCATTCCAGGAATGGAGATGTACTTACTGCATCATCCTGCCCATATCGAGTACGTGCTGCGCGGCGAGCCGAAGAATTTTATCAAAGATGCGTGGACTCGGCGCTTATCAGGGCTGCTGGGGAAGGGATTGTTGACGAACGAAGGGGATTCCTGGCGGCAGCAACGGCGTCTTGCGCAACCTCCCTTTCAACCAGGGTAGATCCAACAGTACGGCGCGGTGATGACCTCCTTCACTGAGCGCATGCTTGGGGGCTGGCAGGATGGAGAGCAGCGCAATATCCATCGTGACATGATGCAATTGACCCTCGAAATCACTGCGAAGACACTGCTTGATACTGACCTCACTGCGGATGCCGATGGCATACGAAGAGCGCTGAATGC contains the following coding sequences:
- a CDS encoding TetR family transcriptional regulator, producing the protein MPKQVDEQAQIARIVQATCTVLATHGIDGLNLRAVAQAAGCTTGLLMHWFASKADLVQAALAHTVTVQNERVERRLEEHPEDVEGAIAEFLPLDDQRRAEARIGLSFTALAVSTPALLLDRQQRYAHFRQEIVDYLRHIQFRSADPNDIVDRIFAITDGISACATLDPTYWIPQRQRAVLAANIGDVVECAKRFFKVTTRTLAKKAPRRLPAKRRTMN
- a CDS encoding cytochrome P450; protein product: MRPTNIPPGPTGYPIIGNLIPFLRDPLACITQCAREYGDVVRMRIPGMEMYLLHHPAHIEYVLRGEPKNFIKDAWTRRLSGLLGKGLLTNEGDSWRQQRRLAQPPFQPG